The following coding sequences are from one Capsicum annuum cultivar UCD-10X-F1 chromosome 3, UCD10Xv1.1, whole genome shotgun sequence window:
- the LOC107865789 gene encoding uncharacterized protein LOC107865789 codes for MNKFPIYPKYEAGDYCGYEFDPQTDFKDFLSEARKRVSEGKFGATPTRSVELRNNNFENNVKKTCKKSWRSSLFSWLKTDKKKKNQGIRETSKGSTINKLKRGCVSGPMPGISGPGTIAGKPNKPLSGPLTSMFSSMNRGDNEIPYLCLKKVKDNATDVQSYGPVYLVT; via the exons ATGAACAAGTTTCCCATATACCCAAAATATGAAGCTGGGGACTATTGTGGCTACGAGTTTGATCCTCAGACTGACTTTAAGGAT TTCTTGTCAGAAGCAAGAAAGCGTGTATCTGAAGGGAAATTTGGTGCTACGCCTACACGTTCTGTTGAATTGAGAAACAACAATTTTGAAAATAATGTAAAGAAAACATGCAAGAAGTCATGGAGAAGTTCTCTGTTTTCATGGCTGAAGACcgataagaagaagaagaatcaggGGATCAGAGAAACTTCAAAAGGCTCTACCATTAACAAGCTGAAGCGTGGATGTGTCTCTGGTCCAATGCCAGGGATCAGTGGGCCGGGTACTATAGCTGGCAAGCCTAATAAGCCTTTGTCTGGACCCCTCACAAGTATGTTCAGTTCAATGAACAGAGGGGACAATGAAATACCTTATCTATGTCTTAAGAAGGTTAAGGATAATGCTACTGATGTTCAATCTTATGGACCTGTTTATCTGGTAACTTAG
- the LOC107861632 gene encoding RING-H2 finger protein ATL60, with the protein MGSGKLGDSGVVALTAKIMMAVIAFLFFVVVLVFVLHLYARFFTRYRQEDHDGNPNAGTRRWRRQRRRRRFDFAGGYLEGHALRRGLDPSVLKTIPVIPFDTKDFKDGLECSVCLSEVTQGEKARLLPKCNHGFHVECIDMWFQSHSTCPLCRNPVSEMSSPKCAIAESFSEAIRAPTEEESASTETPNLPTNVLYWGDETTTTSAASTSNRPDGILTIDIPRQNTDEAEEEQKTPTPTRLRSLTRLFSRVNPCSPRNVDVEQGSRGQS; encoded by the coding sequence ATGGGAAGTGGTAAATTAGGTGATTCAGGTGTGGTTGCTCTCACGGCTAAGATCATGATGGCTGTCATAGCATTTCTTTTCTTTGTCGTGGTCTTGGTATTCGTCCTTCACTTATACGCGAGGTTTTTCACTAGATATCGGCAAGAAGACCACGATGGTAATCCGAACGCCGGCACAAGGCGGTGGCGGAGGCAGAGGCGGAGGCGTCGTTTCGACTTTGCTGGAGGCTATCTAGAAGGGCATGCACTCCGCAGAGGGCTTGACCCTTCCGTCCTTAAAACCATACCCGTAATTCCATTTGATACCAAGGATTTCAAAGATGGATTGGAATGCTCTGTTTGTCTTAGCGAAGTTACTCAAGGTGAAAAGGCGAGGCTTTTGCCTAAATGCAACCATGGGTTTCATGTTGAATGCATTGACATGTGGTTTCAATCTCATTCAACTTGTCCTTTATGTCGAAACCCGGTTTCAGAAATGTCCTCTCCGAAATGCGCCATTGCAGAATCGTTTTCCGAGGCCATTAGGGCGCCAACAGAAGAGGAGTCAGCTTCAACAGAGACGCCAAATTTACCAACTAATGTTCTCTACTGGGGAGATGAAACTACAACTACATCAGCAGCATCCACAAGCAATAGGCCAGATGGGATTTTGACGATTGACATTCCAAGACAGAATACTGATGAAGCAGAAGAAGAACAGAAAACACCGACACCGACGCGATTGAGATCCTTGACGAGGCTTTTTAGCAGGGTGAATCCTTGCAGTCCCAGAAACGTAGATGTAGAACAAGGAAGCAGGGGCCAGAGCTag